The following proteins come from a genomic window of Gigantopelta aegis isolate Gae_Host unplaced genomic scaffold, Gae_host_genome ctg5059_pilon_pilon:::debris, whole genome shotgun sequence:
- the LOC121366236 gene encoding multiple epidermal growth factor-like domains protein 11 translates to MTCDDTARYITLYRGIYENTVMDFCEVQVFVCATGTFGDDCTSFCHCLNGSCNYVTGECTGGCQQNWTGQTCSECDSDHYGPLCEKPCSSRNCDESRGKSSCNKTTGRCDNGCTAGWKELDCTKECRDNTFGSNCLFSCNKRHCKGDNSSCDVQHGVCQDGCQPGWTNANCIKKCDESSYGPGCVFKCNKRHCLNKPASCNHVDGSCGGECENKYRGTDCT, encoded by the exons ATGACATGTGACGACACAGCTAGATACATCACACTCTACCGAGGTATATATGAGAACACGGTGATGGATTTCTGTGAAGTCCAAGTGTTTG tatGTGCTACTGGAACGTTCGGTGATGACTGTACCTCGTTCTGTCACTGTCTGAATGGATCGTGTAACTACGTAACTGGAGAATGTACTGGAGGATGTCAACAAAACTGGACAGGACAGACGTGCAGTG AGTGTGATTCTGATCACTATGGTCCTCTGTGTGAAAAACCTTGTTCCAGCAGAAACTGTGATGAATCACGTGGTAAATCATCGTGTAACAAAACGACTGGACGATGTGATAATGGATGTACAGCAGGATGGAAGGAACTAGATTGTACAAAGG AATGTCGAGACAACACGTTCGGATCTAACTGCTTGTTCAGCTgtaataaacgtcactgtaagGGAGACAACTCAAGCTGTGATGTTCAACATGGGGTTTGTCAAGATGGCTGTCAGCCAGGTTGGACGAATGCAAATTGCATTAAGA aatgtgaCGAGAGTTCATATGGTCCAGgttgtgtatttaaatgtaacAAGAGACATTGTCTGAATAAACCAGCGAGCTGTAATCATGTTGACGGGTCTTGTGGAGGAGAGTGTGAGAATAAATACAGAGGAACCGACTGTACAG